A portion of the Burkholderia sp. GAS332 genome contains these proteins:
- a CDS encoding xanthine dehydrogenase YagS FAD-binding subunit has translation MDAISYERAGDVAGAVRAVQQPGAVFIGGGTNLLDLMKGGVARPMRLIDITHIGGLDTVSTLADGGLRIGALVRNSDAANHALVREHYPLLSQALLAGASPQLRNMATVGGNLMQRTRCGYFYDPAFTQCNKRTPGSGCAALEGHNRMQAIFGASPQCIAVNPSDMSVALAALDAVVRVTGPAGERTIPFAEFHRLPGDRPDVDTSLQPGELITAVDLPPPLFSANSHYLKVRDRASYAFALVSVAAALQMDGNHVRIARIALGGVAHKPWRASAAEQMLNGQPLTQATLHNAAAAAVRDARPQRDNRFKVQLAQRAIVRAVNLAAGHTGGVA, from the coding sequence ATGGATGCGATCTCTTACGAACGCGCCGGCGATGTCGCTGGCGCCGTGCGCGCGGTGCAGCAACCGGGTGCAGTGTTCATCGGCGGCGGCACCAATCTGCTCGACTTGATGAAAGGCGGCGTGGCGCGGCCAATGCGGCTCATCGATATCACGCACATCGGCGGACTCGATACGGTCAGCACGCTAGCGGATGGCGGCCTGCGCATCGGCGCCCTGGTGCGCAACAGCGACGCCGCCAATCACGCACTGGTGCGCGAACACTATCCGCTGCTGTCGCAAGCCTTGTTAGCCGGCGCCTCGCCGCAACTGCGCAATATGGCCACCGTGGGCGGCAATCTGATGCAGCGCACCCGCTGCGGCTACTTCTACGACCCCGCCTTCACGCAGTGCAACAAGCGCACGCCAGGCAGCGGCTGCGCGGCGCTCGAAGGCCACAACCGCATGCAGGCGATTTTCGGTGCGAGTCCGCAATGCATCGCCGTGAACCCGTCGGACATGAGCGTGGCGCTCGCCGCGCTCGACGCCGTCGTGCGCGTCACTGGCCCCGCAGGCGAGCGGACCATTCCGTTTGCGGAGTTTCATCGGCTGCCCGGCGACCGGCCCGATGTCGATACAAGCTTGCAGCCGGGCGAGCTGATTACCGCGGTCGATTTGCCGCCCCCTTTGTTCAGCGCGAACTCGCACTATCTGAAAGTGCGTGACCGCGCCAGTTACGCATTTGCGCTGGTTTCAGTGGCAGCCGCTTTGCAGATGGACGGCAACCACGTGAGAATCGCGCGCATCGCGTTGGGCGGCGTCGCGCACAAACCGTGGCGGGCAAGCGCCGCCGAGCAGATGCTCAACGGCCAGCCGCTCACGCAGGCGACGCTGCACAACGCCGCGGCCGCCGCGGTACGCGATGCGAGACCGCAGCGCGACAATCGTTTCAAGGTGCAACTCGCGCAACGCGCGATCGTGCGCGCAGTGAACCTGGCTGCGGGCCACACTGGAGGTGTCGCGTGA
- a CDS encoding xanthine dehydrogenase, molybdenum binding subunit apoprotein — protein sequence MNLIGQPMDRIDGLLKVTGEARYAAEFPEARLAHAVLVTSTIARGTITSIDASRAQALPGVLLVMTYQNAPRLPNGGKPALAPPAGRHLSLLQDNQVQYNNEPVAVVVADTLEHATDAAHQLRITYQSSAATLDFAQAKPNGHAPDRPQGRITDTQRGSFEDGMRSGTVHVDAVYTTPIEHHNPMEPHATMARWDGPQLTLYDSTQGVSGAAQAVAHTFGMAPGDVRVISPFIGGGFGCKGSSWSHVSLCAMAAKQTGRPVRLVLERPQMFGPVGARPHTEQHFTLAARHDGTLTAMRHDSISNTSMFEDWTETCCMVTRMLYTVPNQVTTHRIVPMNLGTPTFMRAPGETTGSFALESAMDELAAALKMDPLALRIKNYAESDPQENKPWSSKSLRECYQIGAEKFGWSRRTGAPRSMRNGNALIGMGMATATYPANRSEAAAIARILPDGSAMVASGTQDLGTGTYTVMTQVAADALGFAPENIHFALGDSTLPKAPGSGGSQSAASVSPAVRDASTQVRNQLIALALVDEASPVHGIALDDITVENGWVISRSQPAKRDPAAAIIARSGGKPIEATSTVKPGDERQKYSLHSFGAVFVEVHVDADLGTIRVPRVVGVYDVGRVLNEKTARSQLMGGIVWGVGAALQEETSLDTRYGRFTNANLAEYHVPVNADIGSLDITFIDRPDPYINSLGVRGIGEIGITGVLAAIANAVYHATGVRVRDLPVTLDKVMGTMQV from the coding sequence GTGAACCTGATCGGTCAACCCATGGACCGCATCGACGGTCTGCTTAAAGTCACCGGCGAAGCGCGCTACGCCGCCGAGTTCCCCGAGGCGCGGCTCGCGCATGCGGTGCTCGTCACCAGCACGATTGCGCGCGGCACGATTACGTCGATCGATGCAAGCCGCGCGCAGGCGTTGCCGGGCGTGCTGCTGGTGATGACGTATCAGAACGCGCCGCGCCTGCCGAACGGCGGCAAGCCCGCGTTGGCGCCACCGGCCGGCAGGCACCTGTCTCTGCTGCAGGACAACCAGGTTCAGTACAACAACGAGCCGGTCGCGGTAGTGGTCGCCGATACGCTCGAACATGCCACCGATGCCGCGCATCAGTTGCGCATCACCTACCAGAGCAGCGCCGCGACACTCGATTTCGCGCAGGCGAAGCCGAACGGACATGCGCCTGATAGACCGCAAGGCCGCATCACCGACACGCAACGCGGCAGCTTCGAGGACGGCATGCGCAGCGGCACGGTTCACGTCGACGCCGTTTACACGACACCGATCGAGCATCACAACCCGATGGAGCCGCACGCCACGATGGCGCGCTGGGACGGCCCGCAACTCACGCTCTACGATTCGACGCAAGGCGTTAGCGGTGCGGCTCAAGCTGTCGCCCACACGTTCGGCATGGCGCCCGGCGACGTGCGCGTGATTTCGCCGTTTATCGGCGGTGGCTTCGGTTGTAAGGGCTCGTCGTGGTCGCACGTGTCGCTGTGTGCGATGGCGGCGAAACAGACCGGGCGTCCGGTGCGCCTCGTACTCGAACGGCCGCAGATGTTCGGGCCCGTCGGCGCGCGTCCCCATACCGAGCAGCATTTCACGCTTGCCGCGCGGCACGACGGCACGTTGACCGCAATGCGCCACGACAGTATTTCGAACACGTCGATGTTCGAAGACTGGACCGAGACCTGCTGCATGGTCACGCGCATGTTGTACACCGTGCCTAACCAGGTCACGACGCACCGGATCGTACCGATGAATCTCGGCACACCGACCTTCATGCGCGCGCCCGGCGAGACAACCGGCTCGTTCGCGCTCGAATCGGCAATGGACGAACTCGCTGCGGCGTTGAAGATGGACCCGCTCGCGCTGCGCATCAAGAATTACGCCGAGTCCGATCCGCAGGAAAACAAGCCGTGGTCGAGCAAGTCCTTGCGCGAGTGCTATCAGATCGGCGCAGAGAAATTCGGCTGGTCGCGGCGAACCGGCGCGCCGCGTTCAATGCGCAACGGCAACGCGCTGATCGGCATGGGCATGGCCACCGCGACCTATCCGGCCAACCGCAGCGAAGCCGCGGCCATCGCGAGGATTCTGCCGGACGGCAGCGCCATGGTCGCCTCCGGCACCCAGGATCTCGGCACCGGTACCTATACGGTGATGACCCAGGTTGCCGCCGATGCACTCGGCTTCGCGCCGGAAAACATCCACTTCGCGCTCGGCGATTCGACGCTGCCGAAAGCCCCCGGGTCGGGCGGCTCGCAATCGGCGGCGAGCGTCTCGCCGGCCGTGCGCGATGCCTCGACCCAGGTGCGCAACCAGTTGATCGCCTTGGCACTCGTCGACGAGGCCTCGCCGGTGCACGGCATCGCGCTCGACGACATCACGGTGGAAAACGGCTGGGTCATCAGCCGCTCGCAACCGGCGAAGCGCGACCCGGCCGCGGCGATCATCGCGCGCTCAGGCGGCAAGCCGATCGAAGCCACCTCGACGGTCAAACCCGGCGATGAGAGGCAGAAGTACTCGCTTCATTCGTTCGGCGCCGTGTTCGTCGAAGTCCATGTCGATGCCGACCTCGGCACGATTCGCGTACCACGCGTAGTCGGCGTGTATGACGTGGGGCGCGTGTTGAACGAGAAGACCGCGCGCAGCCAGTTGATGGGCGGCATCGTGTGGGGCGTGGGGGCGGCGCTCCAGGAAGAGACCTCGCTCGATACGCGCTATGGGCGCTTCACCAACGCGAATCTCGCCGAGTATCACGTGCCGGTGAATGCCGACATCGGTTCGCTCGACATCACGTTCATCGATCGGCCTGATCCCTACATCAACTCGCTCGGCGTGCGCGGCATCGGCGAGATCGGCATTACCGGCGTGCTCGCGGCGATCGCGAATGCGGTGTATCACGCGACCGGCGTGCGCGTGCGCGATCTGCCGGTGACGCTCGATAAGGTGATGGGGACGATGCAGGTGTGA
- a CDS encoding molybdenum cofactor cytidylyltransferase — protein MAYASLATGVLLAAGFGSRFDPDGLHNKLLARMPDGTPVAHEAAHRLLRVVSHVLAVVRPGSEALARLLNDAGCEVMFAPAAERGMGASLAAGVQASEDAEGWIVALADMPRIATTTIEAVARALDGGASIVAPFYQGQRGHPVGFGIEHRDALMTLDGDTGARALLMSQRVMRLDVDDPGILRDVDTPEDLRNV, from the coding sequence ATGGCCTACGCCTCGCTCGCTACTGGCGTGTTGCTCGCCGCCGGCTTCGGCTCACGCTTCGACCCGGACGGCCTGCACAACAAACTCCTGGCGCGTATGCCCGACGGCACGCCGGTCGCGCACGAAGCCGCGCACCGGCTGCTGAGGGTCGTCTCGCATGTGCTGGCCGTGGTGCGGCCCGGCTCGGAGGCCCTTGCGCGCCTCCTGAACGACGCCGGTTGTGAAGTCATGTTCGCCCCGGCCGCCGAACGCGGCATGGGCGCGAGCCTCGCCGCCGGCGTCCAGGCCAGCGAAGACGCCGAGGGTTGGATCGTCGCGCTCGCCGACATGCCGCGCATCGCCACCACGACGATCGAAGCGGTAGCGCGTGCGCTCGACGGCGGCGCTTCAATCGTCGCGCCGTTTTACCAGGGGCAGCGCGGCCATCCGGTCGGCTTCGGCATCGAACATCGGGACGCACTAATGACACTCGACGGCGACACGGGCGCACGCGCGCTGTTGATGTCGCAGCGGGTGATGCGGCTGGACGTCGACGACCCCGGGATTCTGCGTGACGTGGATACGCCGGAAGATCTGCGCAACGTTTAG
- a CDS encoding Signal transduction histidine kinase, with protein sequence MRLSGFGVSKFGSAAVERAFRMDYARRYAGQRRLAGASLLLIWAVVIVRDWLLLNTLDPSILLHVGYVRLAGAVGMAVPLWLMWGPRAFDERWAVRLLCVVTLSCWFALSELVNVYPPNRVGQEIFPGFFVLLFLIFTLFRFRAITAAWLVGLCVAYHLIELLQYFWGTSAPWYHWFTSGAMVLMMYLVGIAVCIQFERAARREFVFRRTLRAAKARVEAASRVVKQQNDRMREVVREKERFFSSAYHDIQQPLAAINLFIRSARIKLEDEHAASHDLDVIEETARDILDMFKGIQDYSELGSYVPHLAPVDTQTVLMEVFEQYLEPAKSRGIELRISLRRRPPPPIESDHALFKRALSNFMSNAIKYTSVGGVVVGWVEIGEQLRIDVWDTGVGISPVHRDAIFAEYYQIDNPGRDRSKGLGLGLSIAHRVIGILPKHSMRFWSVEGRGSRFSLYAPIAQLAPVIVTDGQANAACTPILNGKYILLCDDEPTVLEGLRRLFSSAGALVNTAGSMAGFEAILGDDGRVPDIIVTDIRLRDGPTGIEVAERIRRHFAWAGVLPVAFITGELVSPRALRDFAEPFVLLRKSSTPESTLAEVSRLVADRQPTGFGHVRDP encoded by the coding sequence ATGAGATTGTCAGGCTTCGGGGTAAGCAAGTTTGGCTCGGCGGCTGTGGAGCGTGCGTTCCGTATGGACTATGCACGGCGCTACGCGGGCCAACGCAGGCTGGCTGGCGCCAGCCTCCTACTGATATGGGCCGTGGTTATTGTCCGTGACTGGTTGCTGCTGAACACGCTTGATCCCAGCATCCTCTTGCATGTTGGCTATGTGCGACTTGCAGGTGCCGTGGGTATGGCCGTGCCGTTATGGCTGATGTGGGGGCCACGCGCCTTTGACGAACGCTGGGCGGTCAGATTACTTTGTGTCGTGACGCTGAGCTGCTGGTTCGCCCTATCGGAGTTGGTGAACGTTTACCCGCCAAACCGGGTCGGACAGGAGATTTTCCCCGGCTTTTTTGTTCTCCTGTTCCTGATATTCACGTTGTTCCGATTTCGTGCAATCACGGCAGCATGGTTAGTCGGCCTATGCGTTGCCTACCATCTTATCGAACTGCTCCAATACTTCTGGGGTACTTCCGCGCCTTGGTATCACTGGTTTACCAGTGGGGCTATGGTGTTGATGATGTATCTCGTTGGTATTGCCGTCTGCATTCAGTTTGAACGCGCTGCCCGGCGCGAATTTGTGTTCCGGCGGACGTTGCGCGCAGCCAAGGCACGCGTTGAAGCCGCTTCCCGCGTGGTCAAGCAACAAAATGACCGCATGAGAGAAGTTGTCAGAGAGAAGGAGCGATTCTTTTCATCGGCCTACCACGACATCCAGCAGCCTCTCGCCGCGATCAATCTCTTTATCCGTAGCGCGCGGATAAAACTCGAAGATGAACACGCCGCAAGCCATGATCTCGACGTCATCGAGGAAACGGCACGCGACATCCTCGACATGTTCAAGGGCATTCAGGACTATAGCGAACTGGGTTCATACGTTCCGCACCTGGCGCCAGTCGATACGCAGACCGTACTGATGGAGGTCTTCGAGCAATACCTTGAACCGGCGAAGTCGCGGGGCATCGAATTGAGAATCAGCCTGCGCCGGCGCCCCCCGCCGCCGATTGAAAGTGACCACGCTTTGTTCAAACGGGCACTATCCAATTTCATGTCGAATGCGATCAAATACACCTCCGTCGGAGGCGTCGTTGTCGGCTGGGTGGAGATCGGGGAACAGCTTCGCATTGACGTATGGGACACGGGCGTCGGTATCTCGCCCGTGCATCGGGATGCGATATTCGCCGAGTACTATCAGATCGACAACCCTGGGCGCGATCGCTCAAAAGGCCTGGGGCTTGGACTGTCTATTGCCCACCGGGTTATTGGCATTCTGCCGAAGCACAGCATGCGTTTCTGGTCGGTCGAAGGGCGCGGGTCGCGCTTCTCCCTGTACGCTCCGATCGCGCAATTAGCCCCCGTCATCGTGACGGACGGTCAAGCGAACGCCGCCTGCACGCCCATCCTTAACGGCAAATACATCCTGCTTTGCGACGACGAACCGACCGTCCTGGAGGGCCTGCGGCGCCTGTTCTCGAGTGCTGGCGCACTGGTGAATACCGCCGGGTCGATGGCGGGATTCGAAGCGATTCTGGGCGATGACGGCCGCGTACCTGACATCATTGTCACCGATATCCGGCTGCGCGACGGGCCAACCGGTATCGAGGTTGCCGAACGGATCAGGCGGCATTTCGCCTGGGCCGGCGTGCTTCCCGTCGCGTTCATTACGGGCGAACTGGTGTCGCCCCGCGCACTTCGCGATTTCGCCGAGCCGTTCGTGCTATTGCGGAAGTCTTCCACACCAGAAAGCACGCTCGCTGAAGTCAGTCGGCTCGTTGCCGACCGGCAGCCGACAGGATTCGGTCACGTGCGGGATCCGTGA
- a CDS encoding Signal transduction histidine kinase, with translation MERAFRMDYARRYAGQRRLAGAGLMLIWIVFVGRDWWLLNTLDPGILLHVGYVRLAGAVGMALPLWLMWGPRAFDERRSVRLLCVVILSCWFAQLALMNVYPARRVFEETFPEYFLIVFLIFTSFRLRAITAAWLVGLCVVTFRLAIYLWLRSNVSTPGFHWVSWVSRGNTVSLMYLAGIVVCIQFELAARREFVFRRTLRAAKARVDAASRVVKQQNERMREVVREKERFFSSAYHDIQQPLAAINLFIRSARIKLEGEHAASHDLDVIEETARELLDMFKDIQDYSELGSYVPHPAPIDTRTVLMEVFEQYREPARSRGIEFRISERRHHPPPIESDRSLFKRALSNLVSNAIKNTSAGGVVIGWVLIGERLRIDVWDTGIGISPVHRDAIFAEYYQINNPGRDRSKGLGLGLSIVNRVVGILPKHSMRFWSVEGRGSRFSLYAPISEMTPVIETENRKDGACTSVLEGRYILLCDDEPTVLEGLRRLFLSAGALVDTAGSMAGFEAILADEGRAPDIIVTDIRLRDGPNGIEVAERIRQHFAWAGVLPVAFITGELVSPRALRDFAEPFVLLRKSSAPENTLAEVSRFVAAHPPTDVDHASDP, from the coding sequence ATGGAGCGTGCGTTCCGTATGGACTACGCGCGTCGCTACGCGGGCCAACGCAGGCTGGCTGGCGCCGGCCTCATGTTGATATGGATCGTGTTTGTTGGGCGTGACTGGTGGCTTCTGAACACGCTTGATCCCGGCATTCTCCTCCACGTTGGCTATGTGCGACTCGCAGGTGCTGTGGGTATGGCCCTGCCGTTATGGTTGATGTGGGGACCACGCGCCTTTGACGAACGCCGGTCCGTCAGATTACTTTGTGTCGTGATACTGAGTTGCTGGTTCGCCCAATTGGCGTTGATGAACGTTTACCCGGCGCGCCGGGTCTTCGAGGAAACTTTCCCCGAATATTTTCTTATCGTTTTCCTGATATTCACATCGTTCCGACTTCGTGCAATCACGGCAGCATGGTTAGTCGGCCTATGCGTTGTCACCTTCCGTCTTGCCATTTACCTCTGGCTACGGAGTAATGTTTCCACGCCGGGGTTTCACTGGGTGTCCTGGGTTTCCCGTGGGAATACGGTGTCTCTCATGTATCTCGCCGGCATTGTCGTCTGCATTCAGTTTGAACTCGCCGCCCGGCGCGAATTTGTGTTCCGGCGGACGTTGCGCGCAGCCAAGGCACGCGTCGACGCCGCTTCCCGCGTAGTCAAGCAACAAAATGAACGCATGAGAGAAGTCGTCAGAGAGAAGGAGCGGTTCTTTTCATCGGCCTACCACGACATCCAGCAGCCTCTCGCCGCGATTAACCTGTTCATCCGCAGCGCGCGGATAAAGCTCGAAGGTGAACACGCCGCAAGCCATGATCTCGACGTCATCGAAGAAACGGCACGTGAGCTCCTCGACATGTTCAAGGATATTCAGGACTATAGCGAATTAGGCTCATACGTCCCGCACCCGGCGCCAATCGATACGCGGACCGTGCTGATGGAGGTCTTCGAGCAATACCGCGAGCCGGCAAGGTCGCGAGGCATCGAATTCAGAATCAGCGAGCGTCGGCACCACCCTCCCCCCATTGAAAGCGACCGCTCCCTGTTCAAGCGGGCATTGTCCAATCTTGTATCGAATGCAATCAAGAACACCTCCGCGGGGGGCGTCGTCATCGGCTGGGTGCTGATTGGGGAACGGCTTCGCATTGACGTATGGGACACGGGCATCGGCATCTCGCCCGTGCATCGGGATGCGATATTCGCCGAGTACTACCAGATTAACAATCCTGGCCGCGACCGGTCGAAAGGCCTTGGACTGGGGTTGTCTATCGTCAATCGGGTTGTCGGCATTCTGCCGAAGCACAGCATGCGTTTCTGGTCGGTCGAAGGGCGCGGGTCACGCTTTTCTCTGTACGCTCCGATATCGGAAATGACACCTGTCATCGAGACGGAGAATCGAAAGGACGGCGCGTGCACGTCCGTCCTTGAGGGCAGATACATCCTGCTTTGCGACGACGAACCGACCGTTCTCGAAGGTCTGCGCCGATTATTCCTCAGTGCCGGCGCACTGGTGGATACCGCCGGGTCAATGGCGGGATTCGAAGCGATTCTTGCCGATGAAGGCCGCGCACCCGACATCATTGTCACCGATATCCGGCTACGGGACGGCCCGAACGGCATCGAGGTCGCCGAACGGATCAGACAGCATTTCGCCTGGGCAGGCGTGCTTCCCGTCGCGTTCATCACCGGCGAACTGGTTTCCCCTCGCGCACTTCGCGATTTCGCCGAGCCGTTCGTGCTGTTGCGGAAGTCTTCCGCGCCGGAAAACACGCTCGCTGAAGTCAGTCGCTTCGTTGCCGCCCACCCGCCGACAGATGTCGATCATGCGTCGGATCCGTGA
- a CDS encoding two component transcriptional regulator, LuxR family — protein MRVLIVDDHELFRAGLALLLGELFPNIELLHASTLSQGVTHALGEHLNLVFLDLDLPDGHGCDALAELKESRPSLPVIVISADESVETISRCIELRAMGYVPKSSPPEALHAAISAALAGGVFLPAASIARLRREMGTDETPANEPGKAQPGGDSEISNASGLGLTQREFETLAWLVRGLPSKAIALKMGLEDVTVRKYVSHLLAHFNVRRRTELIVMLADSGIKLGVPPVTDPTHDRHLSAGGRQRSD, from the coding sequence ATGCGCGTACTGATCGTCGATGACCACGAGCTGTTCAGAGCCGGATTGGCGCTTTTGCTGGGAGAGCTCTTTCCGAACATCGAGTTGCTGCACGCGAGTACGTTGTCGCAAGGCGTGACTCATGCGCTTGGCGAGCACTTGAACCTCGTTTTTCTCGATCTCGACCTCCCCGACGGCCACGGTTGCGACGCGCTTGCCGAATTGAAGGAGTCCAGACCGTCGTTACCGGTGATTGTGATATCGGCCGACGAGAGCGTGGAAACCATCAGTCGGTGCATCGAACTTCGCGCCATGGGATATGTACCCAAATCGTCGCCGCCTGAAGCGCTTCATGCTGCGATAAGCGCGGCGCTTGCCGGGGGCGTGTTCCTGCCTGCCGCCAGTATCGCGAGGCTCAGGCGCGAAATGGGCACGGACGAGACTCCTGCAAATGAACCCGGGAAAGCGCAGCCGGGCGGTGATTCGGAAATCAGCAACGCGTCCGGGCTGGGACTCACGCAAAGAGAGTTCGAAACGTTGGCGTGGCTGGTGCGCGGACTGCCCTCCAAGGCGATTGCCCTAAAAATGGGGCTCGAGGACGTAACGGTACGGAAATACGTCAGTCATCTGCTCGCCCATTTCAATGTACGACGTCGCACGGAACTCATCGTCATGCTGGCGGATAGCGGGATCAAGCTCGGTGTCCCCCCAGTCACGGATCCGACGCATGATCGACATCTGTCGGCGGGTGGGCGGCAACGAAGCGACTGA
- a CDS encoding DNA polymerase: MKRIPIEPSFAVWRRAARALLRQGVEPSQIDWVESEGEAEGEASVSGDAVALAAPAIPRELLFRLKTAACFRAPDRWALLYRILWRWTHGERHVLALNDPDGALLDQRIQAVEHETDDLQILTLFRRRDPSMGLPEFVGWYEPRHDLLERAAARFAGRMGDSTWMLATPHGAAFWNGMLLRIGRPAAEEHEQAAHALPESAMTGEAITSTPTEALWLAYYASAFNGEPSPVPLRYWRMPPAGPPLPARLARERSRLGAQSAPVTVPPTPPVEYSAMTPPLQEPTGPLATCRRCALWRNAKQAVAGAGPAHAAIMVVGEQPGEDENQQGEPFTGPAGRLLDTVLARAGLKREALYLTYAVKHYKWETLDEQRVHRTPVRREVEACQYWLEKELTWVTPRVVVTLGATALKALAGAHVNLSEYLGQTIALDGRLIVPAWHPSYALRTADARLRDDIVATIATAFSRAAALAAGGA; the protein is encoded by the coding sequence ATGAAACGCATTCCGATCGAACCGTCTTTCGCCGTATGGCGGCGCGCCGCGCGGGCGCTGCTGCGACAAGGTGTCGAGCCGTCGCAGATCGATTGGGTTGAGTCCGAAGGTGAAGCCGAAGGCGAAGCATCGGTCAGCGGTGATGCCGTTGCTCTCGCCGCGCCCGCGATTCCCCGTGAACTCCTCTTCCGGCTGAAAACGGCTGCCTGCTTCCGCGCGCCGGACCGCTGGGCGCTGCTATACCGCATCCTGTGGCGCTGGACCCACGGCGAACGCCACGTCCTCGCCCTGAACGACCCCGACGGCGCATTGCTCGATCAACGCATCCAGGCGGTCGAACACGAAACCGACGACCTGCAGATACTCACGCTGTTCAGACGGCGCGATCCCTCGATGGGTCTGCCGGAGTTCGTCGGCTGGTACGAGCCCCGCCACGACCTGCTGGAGCGCGCCGCCGCGCGCTTCGCCGGGCGCATGGGCGATTCCACGTGGATGCTGGCCACGCCGCACGGCGCGGCGTTCTGGAACGGCATGCTGCTGCGCATCGGCCGGCCGGCAGCGGAGGAACACGAGCAAGCCGCGCACGCTTTACCGGAAAGCGCCATGACCGGCGAAGCGATCACCAGCACGCCCACCGAAGCGCTCTGGCTCGCGTACTACGCCAGCGCTTTCAATGGCGAGCCGTCGCCCGTGCCGCTGCGCTACTGGAGAATGCCGCCCGCGGGTCCACCGTTGCCCGCGCGGCTCGCACGCGAGCGCAGCCGTCTCGGCGCGCAAAGCGCTCCCGTCACCGTCCCACCCACGCCGCCCGTCGAGTATTCGGCGATGACACCGCCCTTGCAGGAACCCACTGGCCCGCTCGCCACCTGCCGGCGCTGCGCGTTATGGCGCAACGCGAAACAGGCGGTTGCGGGTGCCGGGCCCGCCCATGCGGCGATCATGGTGGTCGGCGAACAGCCCGGCGAGGACGAGAACCAGCAAGGCGAGCCCTTCACCGGCCCGGCCGGTCGACTGCTGGACACCGTGCTTGCGCGCGCCGGTCTGAAGCGGGAGGCGCTGTATCTGACTTATGCCGTCAAGCATTACAAATGGGAAACGCTCGACGAACAGCGCGTCCATCGCACCCCCGTGCGGCGCGAAGTCGAGGCTTGCCAGTACTGGCTGGAAAAAGAACTGACGTGGGTCACGCCACGCGTGGTCGTCACACTGGGCGCCACCGCGCTGAAAGCGCTGGCCGGCGCGCACGTCAATCTGTCGGAGTACCTCGGTCAAACCATCGCCCTCGACGGGCGCCTGATCGTACCCGCCTGGCATCCGTCGTATGCGCTAAGAACGGCCGACGCCAGGTTGCGCGACGACATCGTAGCGACCATTGCGACGGCGTTCAGCCGCGCAGCGGCGCTGGCGGCCGGCGGCGCGTAG
- a CDS encoding N-acetylglucosaminyl deacetylase, LmbE family, producing MSETSPRLFIVSPHFDDAVFSCGALLAAHPDAAVCTVFAAPPEQEMHTEWDKKSGFTSAHQAIHARTVEDNLALEVLDAIPLRMPFRDSQYLDSPSIARLAAALEETIYRTTANTLLMPLGLDHDDHVRVFEACCEILPRLSHLTWFAYEDAIHRRTPGVVEARLADLAQRGIVATPAYPSAGHTIDLPRRTQLKREAVNAYESQLRAFGAGDYDDVFAAERYWQLSVGRRAKK from the coding sequence ATGAGCGAAACCAGCCCACGCCTTTTCATCGTCTCGCCCCATTTCGACGACGCCGTCTTCAGTTGCGGCGCATTACTCGCCGCCCATCCTGACGCCGCAGTCTGCACGGTATTTGCCGCGCCGCCCGAGCAGGAGATGCATACCGAATGGGATAAAAAATCGGGTTTCACGAGTGCCCATCAGGCCATCCACGCCCGCACGGTCGAAGACAACCTCGCGCTCGAGGTGCTCGACGCGATTCCGCTGCGCATGCCGTTTCGCGACAGCCAATACCTGGACTCGCCGTCGATCGCCAGATTGGCGGCGGCGCTTGAAGAGACCATCTACCGCACGACCGCGAACACGCTGCTGATGCCGCTCGGGCTGGATCACGACGATCACGTACGCGTGTTCGAAGCCTGCTGCGAAATCCTGCCGCGCCTGTCGCATCTCACGTGGTTCGCTTACGAGGACGCCATTCACCGCCGCACGCCGGGTGTCGTCGAGGCGCGGCTCGCCGACCTCGCGCAACGCGGCATCGTTGCGACACCGGCCTATCCGAGCGCGGGTCATACGATTGACCTCCCGCGCCGCACGCAGCTCAAACGCGAAGCGGTCAACGCCTACGAAAGCCAGCTGCGCGCGTTCGGCGCGGGCGACTACGACGATGTTTTCGCTGCCGAGCGTTACTGGCAATTGAGCGTGGGCCGCCGCGCGAAGAAGTAA